GGCGACGATCTTGCTCGGGGTGTATGGTTCGGTCGTGGTCATGACGGTCATATTGGTGATACAGTGCCTCGTGTTCGGGGATGGGGGGCTGACGGCCCTTGGGCTGAACCTGCTCAATATGGCGGTGATAGCGCCGTTCGTAGCACATTTCATCTTGAAGATAGCTGATGGAAAGAACAGGCCTGTCGCGACCTTTACGGCGTCCTGGGCCTCGGTGTTCATAGCGGCCACGGCCTGTGCTGTCCAGCTGGCCGTGAGCTTTGCGGTATCAGATGGGTCGTACGGGATCGATGGCATCGTGTCAATCCCTGCCATGATGGGCTGGCATGCCCTGATAGGGATCGGCGAGGCGATCATCACCGTGGGCGTGGTGAGCTTCCTGGCCAAGATCGCCCCAGAGATGCTAAAGATGAGACTAGGAGAGGCACGGGATGATGGTATGGAGGTGACCGCGTGAACAAGAGATATGTCAAGGCGGTTATGGCGATACTTGTCGTCTTCGCCATAGGGCTTGTCGGTTACTACACCTTCTCTGCGGCCTACGGGGATGGGCTTGAGAAGACAATGGAGGATAATGGTGTCAGCGAGGGAGAGCCCGTCTGGCAGGCCCCCCTTGACTACGGCGAGGACTATGTCGCCTCCCTTCTTATGGGGATCTTGGGCTTCGTTATCGTGCTCGCGGTCGTCCTGGCCTATCTCATGTTGGTCAAGGCAAGAAAGAGAAGGACCGATTGAATTTCTTTCCTGACGGGCAAAGTGACCCCGTCACGATAATACTTTTTTCTTAAAAGTAACAAGAGATATATACTGGCGTATCGGTTCACAGCTTGCTCGATGCGCCCACCGCTATCGGAAGTGGTCTTTTACCGTTGGCTGAGGAGGTAAGAAATGAGCCTGGATCATGATGAGGTCGACCGCTATGCAAAAAATTCACGTTTCTTTAAGTTCGACCCTCGAGTCAAGCTCGCCTCTGCCATCCTCTTCATATCTGCCGTGGCTTTGCTGAAGGACCTGACGGCATTATATCTGGCATTGATCTTCGCTATCATCATGGTCGAGCTGTCCGGGGTCCCGATGAGGCATATAGCGGAGGTCTATCTTCTGGCATTTCCGTTCGTCCTTTTTGCATTCATTACAATGTTGTTGACCTCTGGTATAGAGAACGCCCTTGCCATGGCAATGAGGGTGTCCGCATCGGTCCTTGCCCTATTACTGGTGATATCTTCGACGCCGTTCTTCGGGACCTTGAGGGCATTAAGATGGTTCAAGGTGCCTCCGGTCATATGCAACCTTGTCCTTTTCACATACAGGTTCATATTCCTTCTGACGGACGAGCTATCAAGGATGAGGATGGCACGGAGGTCCCGAGGATTTCAGGGAGGAAGGAGCCTTCTCGACAAGGGTGCGTTCAAGACCATCTCATATACTATCGGCATGGTCTTTGTCAGGTCGAACTCCAGGGCCACCAGGATATATGATGCCCTCCTTTCAAGAGGCTATACAGGCGAGATAAGGACGATAGAGGACCTCAAGGTGGGGGCCAGGGATATCGCCCTAGCGGCCGTGTTCATATCCATCACGGTCATTTTGTTGGCGATCCAGATGGGGGCATTCAAATGGACGCTGTGAGGCTTCAGAACGTCTGGTACAGATATCCTGAGAGCCCGTATGCTCTCGAGGATATCAGCTTCACGTTGAGAGAGGGTGAGAGGGTGGCCCTCGTCGGCCCAAACGGGGCGGGAAAGAGCACCCTGCTGCACCTCATGGCAGGGCTCTATCTTCCAAGCAAAGGAACGGTGGAGATAGGCGGGACAAAGCTCACAAAACATGATGCGGTGAAGGCGAGACGGAAGGTCGGGTTCCTTTTCCAAGACCCTGACGACCAGATATTCATGCCCACTGTCTGGGAGGACGTCGCTTTTGGCCCTATCAACATGGGGCTTGCAGAAGAGGAGGTCAAGGACCGTGTCGCGAGGGCGATGGAACAGGCGGGCATATCAGGGTTCTCGGACAGGGTGCCTCATAGGCTCTCTATCGGAGAGAAGAAACGTGTGGCGATCGCCGGCGTGCTGGCAATGTCACCCCCTATCTTATTGCTCGACGAACCGACGGCCAACCTCGACCCCCAAGGAAGAAGGGACCTTGTGAACATATTGCATTCCATACCTCAAGGTTTCGTGTTGGCGACGCATGACCTGGGCGTGGCCTTCGAGCTAACCGAGCGGGTCGTGGTGCTCAAGAAAAAGGTGATCTACGACGGTGATTTCCGCGGTCTTGTCGAGAACGATGAGGTGCTCAGGGAGGCGAACCTTGAGCTCCCGTCGTTCTCAAGGCTCATGATGAGATGGCGTGATGCGACAAAAAAGAACTTCAGACCCCCGATGACCGTCGAGGAATCGTTGGAGCTGTTGCTCAAGGACGACTGGGCCTGAGGTCGGGGATGACATCTGCCCTCATTCCCTTTGCCGGATATGGTCCATCAGGGCCTTTAGGAGCCCCTCGAAGGTCGCATCCTTCGGCATGACGTCGACGTCTATGCCCATCGATTCCAGCGTCCTCTTCGTTGGCTCCCCTATCGCACCTATGATGGCGGCGTTCAGCGATGTCCCGAACTCCCTGACGCCATATTTCCGCTCGCCCTCCTCGATGAACGCCTTTGCGGACATGGAGCTTGTGAAGGCAAAGGCATCAATGCCTCCATGCACAGTGAAATAGTACATGTCCAGCAGCGCACGGTCCGGTTCGGACCTCCTCAACGCATACACAGGTACCTCCTCGACCTTCGCCCCCATCGCCTCCAGCCCTTTCCTTATGACATCGGAGCCTTGGTCCGACCTGATGACCCAGACCGTCTCGTCCTTCGAGACCTTTCCCTCAAGCAGTCTCACCAGGCCATCGGAGGTGAACTTCTCCGGCACGGCCTCGACCTTGAGCCATTTGGCCTTGGCGGCATCTGCCGTGACGGGCCCGATGGCTATCACACCTCTTCTGTTCAACAAGGTGAAGACGGACGTGGCCTTCCCCCTTTTCTCCAAGAGCTTGAACATGTACTTCACTGCGGTAGAGCTTGTGACCATGACCCTGCCCACCCTCCCCGCCTCGAGCTCTTCTACGAACCGCCAGAAGGCAGGTGTGTCAAGCTCCTCCAGCTCCAGGGGAGATGCGAACATCACCTCGAAGCCCATCTCCCTAGCCATCGCGACCGATTCCTCGGCCTTGTCCTTGGTCCTCATTATAGCAAGCTTCATGAAAGGTCCCCCAAGGTCTTCCACAGCGATGCGACCCCCCCGACCACCACTACCGCGGGGGCACCGACCCCGAGGCTCTTACATCTCTGTGCTATGGTGGCGACATCGGCGGACACCATCCTCTGTTCCGGTGTGCTCCCTTTCTCGATCACAGACACTGGCGTTGTAGGGTCCATCCCTCCCTCGATGAGGCGGGACATGTTCTTTTCCAGATTTGACATGCCCATCATGATGACTATCGTACCGCCGAGCCTTGCGAGCAAAGAATAATCGATGACCTCCTCATCCTTGTGCAGGCCCTCGTGCCCGGTCATTATCGTCACCATCGACGCATGGTCCCTGTGAGTGAGGGGTATCCCCGCCAGCCCAGGCACGGCGATGGAGGAAGTGACGCCAGGGACCAGATGAACCCTGATCCCATGCCTGACCAGCTCCTCGGCCTCCTCACCTCCCCTGCCGAATAGGAATGGATCACCTCCCTTGAGACGGACCACCATTTTTCCTTCCAAGGCCTTCTCGATCAGCAACCTGTTGATATCTGGCTGTTCGGCCTTGTGATGGGCGCCCCTCTTTCCAACGTCGATGACCTCGGCGTCCTCCCTCGCAGCTTCCAGTAGCTCCATCCCTATGAGCGAATCGTGCACTATCACGTCCGCCTTTGTTATGAGCTCCCGGCCCCTGACCGTGATCAGGCCGGGGTCGCCTGGGCCCGCGCCCACCAGGTAGACCTCTCCTGTCCTTTCGCAAGATCTCATCTGATGTCCTCCCAACCCATCATCATCTCCTTCACAAACCTGTCTAGCCCGACCTTCAGGTTCTCCACGTCCAGGTGCCTGTCGAGCCTGAACGCCCTTGAACCGTCCTCAGCGAGCACGATGCCCCTCATGCGCAGAGCGTCGAGCTCCTTCACGGCCCATATCCCGATGGGGACCGAGCATCCGCCGCCCATTCCGGACAGCACATATCTTTCCGCCTCCACGCAGAGCCTTGTCTCAGTGTCATTGAGCGCTGACAGGGTCTCAAAATGCTTCGAGCCGTTTGCACAACTTATAGCGATGGCGCCCTGTCCCACTGCCGGTATGAAGATCGTGGGGTCCAGGACAAAGGCCTCACAATCGACCTCCAATCGTTCGAGCCCGGCCTTGGCCAGGACTATCGCGTCAAATTTTCCCTCTCTCAACCTGGACAGCCTGGTCGTGACATTGCCGCGGAGGTCTTTGATGACGAGGTCCGGCCTGACGTTGAGCAACATCGCCCTTCTCCTCACGCTAGAGGTACCGACGACGGCCCCTCTGGGAAGCTCTTCCAATGGGCGTTTTGAGATGATGACGTCCTCCACCGGCCCCCTAGGGAGCACTGCGGCGATCCTTGTTCCCTCGGTACAGACCACCGGCATGTCCTTGAGCGAATTGACGCTGGCATCGATCTCGCCTGACAGGATCCTGTCATCCAGCTCTTTTACGAAGGCCCCGAACCCTCCCAGCGACCTCAATGGTCTGTCCCGCACCCTGTCGCCCGTGGTCGATATGAGCCTTACCTCGATCTGCAGGTCTGGAAATTTTTTTCCGAGCTTCGAGGTGACGATCTCTGTCTGAGAGACCGCCAACCTGGACCCCCTCGTCCCGATGATCATCGGAATACCTCGCTGAGCGCCTCTGCGAAGCCATCAAGGGTACGGTCGATGACCTCCGCCGTGTGCGCTGTGGAAAGGAAGTTCGTCTCGTATTGCGACGGCGGAAGGTAGATGCCCTTTTCCAGAAGGTGGTCGAACATCTTCTTGAACAACGACGGGTCACACCTTTTCGCATCGGCATAATCATTGACCTCCTGTTCCGTGAAGAAGATCTGGAACATCGAACCGATGCCGACGACCTGGAAACCGAGATGAAGCTCGTCCAGGATGGACCTCAGGCCATTTCTCATCCTCTCTCCCTGATGGGACAGTCCATCGTGTCCTTCCTTTTCCAGGACCGATATTGTCTCGATGCCGGCAGTAAGGCTGAGAGGGTTGCCTGAGAAGGTGCCTGCCTGATAGACCTTGCCCAATGGCGAGACGCTCGACATGATCTCGGACGATGCCCCGAAGGCCCCGAAGGGAAGCCCCCCACCTGCGATCTTGCCTAGGACCGTGATGTCCGGTCTTACGTTGAAGTACTGCTGCGCCCCACCCATCGCAAGGCGGAAACCTGTGATCACCTCGTCGAATATCAGAAGGACGTCATGCTGCGATGTCAGCTCCCTCAGCTCCTGAAGATACCCATCTTTCGGAAGGATCGGGCCGGCATTCCCGATCACGGGCTCCAATATCATTGCCGCGACCTCGCCCTTGTTCTCGAGGAGAGTCCTTCTCACAGCCCTGATGTCATTGTAGGGGACCAGCAATGTGTTCCTCGTCACCTCATCAGGGATCCCTAGCGAGTCAGGGGCGCAGTGCGTGGTGGCGCCTGACCCCGCTCTCACGAGCACGGGGTCGTGGGCGCCATGAAAGGCCCCCTCGACCTTAATCAACTTTTTTCTGCCAGTGTGACCCCTTGCCAGGCGTATCGCGTGCATGGTGGCCTCGGTACCGGAGCTGACGAACCGCATCATCTCCATGGATGGGTAGTGACGATGCAGCAACCTTGCCATATGAAGCTCCTTCTCTACCGGTGCGCCGTAGAGCGTCCCGAGGTCCAGCTGGGCCCTGAGGGCATCGACGACCTCCTTTCTGGCATGACCTAGTATGAGGGGGCCGAAGCCCATGCAATAATCTATGTACTCATTCCCATCCACATCGTAGATCATTGGGCCTTTACCGGCCTTTATGTACAGGGGATAGGGGCCATAAGCCCTCACGGGGCTGGAAACCCCGCCTGGTAGGTATCTCTTGGCCTCGGAATATAACGCAGCCGACCCTTCCGACCTCATCCTTCGCCCTCCAGGAGCCACCTGGCCGCATCTTTGGCATGGTAGGTTATGATCATATCTGCTCCAGCCCTCCTTATCGAGGTCAACGTCTCCATGACGACCCTTTTCTCATCGATCCAGCCTTTGGCGGAAGCGGCTTTTACCATCGAGTATTCCCCGCTCACGTTGTAGGCCGCGATCGGGACGTCGAACCTATTCCTCGCCATAGCTATGATATCCAGATATGCAAGGGCCGGCTTGACCATCAATATGTCCGCCCCCTCGGACAGGTCGAGCTCCATCTCTCTCATGGCCTCGCGTGCGTTGCCTGGGTCCATCTGATGGGTCCGCCTGTCCCCGAACTTAGGGGCGCTCTCCGCGGCATCTCTGAAGGGGCCATAATAGGCAGAGGCGTACTTGGCAGAATAGGCCATTATCGGCACCATATCGAGGCCGGCCTCGTCCAGGCCCTCCCTGATCGCCTTAACCTGCCCGTCCATCATACCGGACGGGGCGACCATGTCAGCGCCGGCCTCCGCCTGGGAGATCGCCGTCAGGGCATATAGGTCATTGGTGGCGTCGTTGTCCACATTTCCGGACCTCAGCACCCCGCAATGGCCATGGGAGGTGTACTCACATAAGCAAAGATCGGTGATGACGATGAGGCCGGGGACCTCCGCCTTGATCTCTCTCACCGCCCTTTGCACTACGCCCTGCTCGTCAAAGGCCGCGCTCCCCCTCTCGTCCTTTACCTTTGGGATCCCGAAAAGGAGGACGGCAGGTATCCCGAGGTCGTGAGCCGACCTGGCCTCCCCTGCTATGAGCGATAGGGGGTGCGCCATCACCCCTGGCATCGAGGTGATCGCCCTAGGCTTTTTTACATTCTCGTCGACGAACAGCGGATAGATGAGGTCGTCTGCGGCTAGGGCCGTCTCTGAGACCATCCTTCTCAGTCCTTGCTGTCCCCTAAGCCTTCTCATCCTGCTCTGCGGGTACATCTCCTTCCTCCTCCTTGAGCTCGAACATCTGTCTGGCTGCTTCGAAGAAACGGTCGTCCCCGTTCCTGGCCGCGGCCTTGAGGGACTCGGTCGGGCAGGCCAGGAACCTCCCCATCAGCGCGGTCCCGAATTCCTCCATCACCTTCTCGATCGGGTCCTGACCGCATTTGGCCCTTGCTATCGCCTTACGGACCTCCTTGTCCTTGATGGACGAATACTTGCCGAACATCATCTTCACTATCCTTGAGGCCTCCATCTCGTCCAGCTTCCTGTCAAGAAGTGCCAGCTCCTCGATGATGATCCGCTCGGCCTTCTTCATCTCCTCCCTGCGCCTGAGGATGTTCGCCTCGGAGACGCCCCGGAGGCCGTCAATATCATACAGTTCAACGCCTTCCAGATCGCGGACGTCCAAGGAAACGTTCCTAGGGAAGGAGACGTCGATTATCAGCATCCTCTTGTCGGCCCGGGCCTCCATGGCCTTCTTTATATGCCGGCTCTCAAGGATCATATGCGTCGCGGACGTCGCGCAAAGGACGACGTCCGCCTGGGCAAGGAACTCGTGCAGGAAGTCAAACTTGACCGCCTTACCGTTCAACACCCAGGCCAGCTCGACCGCCCTGGCATAGGTCCTGTTCGATACGAAGACCGCCTCCGGCGATTTGCCCACCAGGTGCTTGGCTATCAATGTGGCCATCTCGCCCGCCCCTATCACAAGGACCTTCTTTCCGGACAGGGTGCCCAGCTTCTCCTCCGCCAGCTCGACCGCCGCGGAGCCTATGGAGACGCATCCTTTGTTGACCTTCGTCTCGGTCCTTACCTTCTTCCCAACGCTGATGGCCTTCCTGAACACCACCGAAAGGACCGGACCTATGTGGCCGGCCCTCTCCGCATGCTCGAACGCCTCTTTCACCTGGGACTGGATCTGGTCCTCACCTATTATCATCGACTCCAGCCCTGACGACACCCTGAGGAGGTGGCGGACGGAGTCCGACCCTGTGAGGAACTGCACCAGGTTCTGGTCTGAATCGAAGGGGATGAAGGAGGAGACCATCGCCTCCATGGCCTTCCTCGTCTTCTCCCAATCTTTCGTCGCCACATACATCTCGACGCGGTTGCAGGTCTTGAGCACAACGCATTCAGTGACCCCATCCAGCTTGCTCAATGTCAAAAGAAGGTGGTCAACATTCTGCGACCCGATCAGTTCAAGCTTACCTATGTCGACCTGCTTGTGGGTGATGTGCACGCTAAGGATCTTGTCCATCCCCTTTCACCATCCTCCTTCTTGCGGCCGTCATGGCCTTCTTCATCTCCCCCTCCCTCACGAGCTGCCATATCCTCTCGTCCTTCAGGACATCCCATAGCAGCTGTTCTCTCCTCTTCTGGTCGGGGATGAGCCGTTTGGCCTCCTCCCTCAGTGTCTCCTGCAGGAGGACCATCCTGCCATGCTCAGGTCCAAGCTCCTCATCCAGGAGGGTCCGGAGATATTTGGCCATCGCCGGGCTCCTTCCAAAGGTCGATATGGCGACCGTATAACCGTCCCTCTCGACGACCGAGGGGATCAAGAAGTTCGACCTGCCGTCTGAACAATTATACAGTTTCCCGGTTGCGACGGCCTGGTTCACGATCGCGCTGTTCACCGCATCGTCATCTGTGCACGCGATGACGACATCGGCCCAGCCGACCCATTCCACAAGTCGTTCGAGGGCGTCCTCTTCCACGATCTGGACCTCAGAGGTATCGAACCCTTCGCAAAAATGACGGCTCACCACCACGACGTCGGCCTCTTTTGCAAAGAACCTCGCCTTCCTGAGGCCTACCTGACCTCCCCCGAAGACGACTACCTTTCGTAATCTCATATCTATGAAGAGCGGCAACATGCTATGAACGCCCCTAGGCGATGGCCTTCTCACTATGTGAAATATGCGGGATAGATAGGAGGCGGTATCATCCATGTTAGTATTTAATTTAGTTGGATTATACATCCAATAGATATAAATAAAAAATTGGATTATACATCCAACTAGTTCGTATGAAAGTGAGCGGGGGACCTACTCAGGATGAAGTAATGGCCGTTTCCCTCTTCAAGCTGGGGCTGAAGAAGGGGGACAGGATCGTCGATGTCGGCTGCGGTACGGGAAAGGTCTCGGTCCATGCTGCGAGGACCTGTGAAAAGGTGTTCGCCGTCGACAACCGCGATGAGGCCATAACGGCCACCAGAGCAAATGTCATAGAGAGCGGATCGGACAACGTCGAGGTGATCAAGGGTCATGCGAAAGACGTGATCCCCTCCCTTGGTGCACTTGACGGGGCATTTGTAGGAGGGTCGAAGGACCTTGAGCTTGTCCTTGAGGCATTGGTCCGCAATGTCAAAGGGAGGGTCGTCATGAACGCTGTGATGGTGAGCACGCTCAGCAGGGCGATCGATGCGATGAAGGAGCTCGAAATCTTTGAAGAGGTGGTCCAGGTCAGCGTTGCGAGGTCCCATGAGATCGGCGGGTCGGTGATGTTCAGGCCGATAGACCCTGTTTTTGTGATAGTCGGAAAGGTGAGATGATGCTGGTGGCGTTGGGGCTTGGGCCCGGGGACAGCGAGCTGATAACGGTCAGGGGCGCTAGATTGTTGAGAACGGCCGACAAGGTGTTCGTCCCTGGTGAGATTGCCAGAAGGATAGTGCTCCCCTATGTCGACCCTGAGCTTTTGGACTTCCCGATGACCAATGATGAGGATGCGATAACCAAGGCCATGGAGCGCAACTCCGACAGGATAGCAAAGTACGCCCTTAACGGGACGGCCGTGCTCGGGATCCTTGGCGACCCGAGCTTCTTTTCCACATATGGCAGGCTCTATACCATTTTGAAGCAAAGGTATCCCTCCATCGAGTGCACGGTCGAACCTGGAATAAGCTCGATAACGGCCTTTGCAGCGAAGATGGGCGTGGCCGTAAACTCTGGGCTGGAGGTGTCAGATGGCTCGGAGAAGGCGTGCAGGGTGCTGTTGAAGGTGAGAAGACCGAGGGAGACGGTCGAAAAGCTCAGGAAGGAGGGTTTCAAGGAATTCGTCCTCGCCGAGAGGATGTATATGGATGGTGAAAAGATCTACGGTGAGTCCGATATGCCAGAGGTATGTGATTATATGTCGGTCCTATTTGCGAGGCGGTGACCGTGCCAAGGGTCCATTTCGTCGGAGCTGGCCCGGGCGATCCCGACCTCATTACACTGAAAGGCAACGACCTGCTCGTCAACGCAGATGTTCTGGTCTATGCCGGCTCCCTGGTCAATCCTGAGCTTGTAAGAAGGTCAAGGGCATCGGTCAAATTGGACAGCTGGGGGATGTCGATCGAGGAGATGGTGCCACTCATGGCCAATGCCGCCAAGGAAGGAAAGCTGGTCGTAAGGCTCCATTCTGGCGACCCATCTATCTATGGTTCGATAGTCGAGCAGATCGCGGAGCTTCAGAAGCTCGGGGTCGATGTGGAGGTCGTGCCAGGCGTCAGCTCGATGTTCGCGGCGGCGGCCGCGCTGAAGACGCAGTACACCCTGAAGGGCGTCTCGGAGTCGTTGATAGTCACCAGACCGGCCGGTGACACCCTGGACAAGGACGACATAGCCGCATTTTCGAAGATGGGGGCGTCCATGGTCATCTTCCTGGGGACGGACAAGCTCCCTGAGATCGTAGAAAAGCTGGAATGTCCTAGGGAGACGCCAGCGGCGGTCATCTATCATGCCTCATGGCCAGACCAGGTCATCGTCAAAGGATGTGTCGGCGATATAGCGGAGAAGGCGATGAGGGCGGGCATAACCCGGTCCGCGCTCATTTTGATCGGAGGCATAGTCGACCCGATGGAAAGGTACGAGAGGTCGGTGCTGTACTCATGAGAACGGCCGTCGTCCATATCAAAAGGCCTGAGGAGGCTGCCAAGGTCGCAAAGGTATTGGACGCCGATGTGCTGGATTATTCTGAGGACGTTTTTGAGGAGATGTTCGATGAGCGCAAGGTGATCGTTGCCATCATGGCCTGCGGCATCGTGGTCCGCAAGATCTCCCCCTTGATGAAGGACAAATGGTCCGACCCCGCCGTGGTCGTGGTATCTCCAGACCTGCGCTTTGCCATCCCGATCGCAGGTGGCCATCACGGAGGGAACGAGACCGCCAAGAAGCTAGCATCCATAGGAGTAGAGCCAGTAATCACGACGGCGACGGATGCGCTCGGAAAGGACTCGGTGGAGGATATAGCGAGAAGGCATGGTGGCTCGGTGGTGAACACGTCCTCCACGGTCAAGGTCAACGCCTCTTTTCTGCAGGGCGATGTGCCCGTTTACAGGATCGCTGGACCGTCGGTCGTCCTTATCGACGGTGGGGTCTCGGTCATCGCCGGTCATGGCGACCATGTCGTCGGCATAGGTTGTAACAGAGGTACAGATGCCGACGAGATTGTCCAGGCGGTGGACGCATCCCTTTTATCGAAAGGACTTGGCAGGTCAGACGTGCTGGCGTATGCCACGACGGTAAAAAAGTACGACGAGAAGGGAATTACCGATGCGGCGAGGACCTTGGGGGGGCCCTTGTTCTTCATCGATGACGATACCATCAACAGGCAGGATGTAGCGTCAAGGTCCAAGGCGGCCGCGATAGGCCTTATCGGTGTCGCCGAACCGGCAGCTCTGGCCCTTGCGAAAAGGAAGGAACTGATCTTGGAGAGGAGAGCTTATGGAAATGTCACGGTCGCGATCGCAAGATGAGGGCGCGTCATTGTATATAGTCAGCACCGGCCCAGGAGACATGGCGAACCTTACGCCCATGGCCAGGGAGGCCATAGAGTCGGCAGAGGTCATCATAGGGAACAGGATGTACCTGGACCAGATGTCCTCCCTTCTCAATGATAAGGTGGTCATAAGCTCTGCCATGGGAAAAGAGGTCGAAAGGGCAAAACAGGCCGTCCGTCTGGCAAAGGAGAAAAAGGTCGCGATGCTCAGCGGCGGGGACGCCGGCGTGTACGGGATGGCGAGCATAATCCTTGAGGTTGCCGAGAGCGAGTGCCCCGGTCTCAAGGTAAAGGTCGTCCCGGGCGTGACCGCGGCGACCGCGGCGGCATCCCTCATGGGGTCGCCGCTGTCAGGGGACTTCGTCGTGATCTCGCTCTCTGACCTGCTGACCCCCCATGACGTGATGATGAGGCGGGCCGACCTCGCATTCCAGATGGGAGTGCCTGTGGCCATCTATAACCCA
This genomic window from Methanomassiliicoccales archaeon contains:
- a CDS encoding energy-coupling factor ABC transporter permease produces the protein MHIPDGLMDPVVLLAGWAISVPVIAYAVSKVNKTVDEKKMPFMAILAAGIFVAQMLNFPVGGGTTGHLIGATLATILLGVYGSVVVMTVILVIQCLVFGDGGLTALGLNLLNMAVIAPFVAHFILKIADGKNRPVATFTASWASVFIAATACAVQLAVSFAVSDGSYGIDGIVSIPAMMGWHALIGIGEAIITVGVVSFLAKIAPEMLKMRLGEARDDGMEVTA
- a CDS encoding cobalt transporter; translated protein: MNKRYVKAVMAILVVFAIGLVGYYTFSAAYGDGLEKTMEDNGVSEGEPVWQAPLDYGEDYVASLLMGILGFVIVLAVVLAYLMLVKARKRRTD
- the cbiQ gene encoding cobalt ECF transporter T component CbiQ, giving the protein MSLDHDEVDRYAKNSRFFKFDPRVKLASAILFISAVALLKDLTALYLALIFAIIMVELSGVPMRHIAEVYLLAFPFVLFAFITMLLTSGIENALAMAMRVSASVLALLLVISSTPFFGTLRALRWFKVPPVICNLVLFTYRFIFLLTDELSRMRMARRSRGFQGGRSLLDKGAFKTISYTIGMVFVRSNSRATRIYDALLSRGYTGEIRTIEDLKVGARDIALAAVFISITVILLAIQMGAFKWTL
- a CDS encoding ABC transporter ATP-binding protein, which codes for MDAVRLQNVWYRYPESPYALEDISFTLREGERVALVGPNGAGKSTLLHLMAGLYLPSKGTVEIGGTKLTKHDAVKARRKVGFLFQDPDDQIFMPTVWEDVAFGPINMGLAEEEVKDRVARAMEQAGISGFSDRVPHRLSIGEKKRVAIAGVLAMSPPILLLDEPTANLDPQGRRDLVNILHSIPQGFVLATHDLGVAFELTERVVVLKKKVIYDGDFRGLVENDEVLREANLELPSFSRLMMRWRDATKKNFRPPMTVEESLELLLKDDWA
- a CDS encoding uroporphyrinogen-III synthase, translated to MKLAIMRTKDKAEESVAMAREMGFEVMFASPLELEELDTPAFWRFVEELEAGRVGRVMVTSSTAVKYMFKLLEKRGKATSVFTLLNRRGVIAIGPVTADAAKAKWLKVEAVPEKFTSDGLVRLLEGKVSKDETVWVIRSDQGSDVIRKGLEAMGAKVEEVPVYALRRSEPDRALLDMYYFTVHGGIDAFAFTSSMSAKAFIEEGERKYGVREFGTSLNAAIIGAIGEPTKRTLESMGIDVDVMPKDATFEGLLKALMDHIRQRE
- the cobA gene encoding uroporphyrinogen-III C-methyltransferase; this translates as MRSCERTGEVYLVGAGPGDPGLITVRGRELITKADVIVHDSLIGMELLEAAREDAEVIDVGKRGAHHKAEQPDINRLLIEKALEGKMVVRLKGGDPFLFGRGGEEAEELVRHGIRVHLVPGVTSSIAVPGLAGIPLTHRDHASMVTIMTGHEGLHKDEEVIDYSLLARLGGTIVIMMGMSNLEKNMSRLIEGGMDPTTPVSVIEKGSTPEQRMVSADVATIAQRCKSLGVGAPAVVVVGGVASLWKTLGDLS
- the hemC gene encoding hydroxymethylbilane synthase, whose amino-acid sequence is MIIGTRGSRLAVSQTEIVTSKLGKKFPDLQIEVRLISTTGDRVRDRPLRSLGGFGAFVKELDDRILSGEIDASVNSLKDMPVVCTEGTRIAAVLPRGPVEDVIISKRPLEELPRGAVVGTSSVRRRAMLLNVRPDLVIKDLRGNVTTRLSRLREGKFDAIVLAKAGLERLEVDCEAFVLDPTIFIPAVGQGAIAISCANGSKHFETLSALNDTETRLCVEAERYVLSGMGGGCSVPIGIWAVKELDALRMRGIVLAEDGSRAFRLDRHLDVENLKVGLDRFVKEMMMGWEDIR
- the hemL gene encoding glutamate-1-semialdehyde 2,1-aminomutase — protein: MRSEGSAALYSEAKRYLPGGVSSPVRAYGPYPLYIKAGKGPMIYDVDGNEYIDYCMGFGPLILGHARKEVVDALRAQLDLGTLYGAPVEKELHMARLLHRHYPSMEMMRFVSSGTEATMHAIRLARGHTGRKKLIKVEGAFHGAHDPVLVRAGSGATTHCAPDSLGIPDEVTRNTLLVPYNDIRAVRRTLLENKGEVAAMILEPVIGNAGPILPKDGYLQELRELTSQHDVLLIFDEVITGFRLAMGGAQQYFNVRPDITVLGKIAGGGLPFGAFGASSEIMSSVSPLGKVYQAGTFSGNPLSLTAGIETISVLEKEGHDGLSHQGERMRNGLRSILDELHLGFQVVGIGSMFQIFFTEQEVNDYADAKRCDPSLFKKMFDHLLEKGIYLPPSQYETNFLSTAHTAEVIDRTLDGFAEALSEVFR
- the hemB gene encoding porphobilinogen synthase, with the protein product MYPQSRMRRLRGQQGLRRMVSETALAADDLIYPLFVDENVKKPRAITSMPGVMAHPLSLIAGEARSAHDLGIPAVLLFGIPKVKDERGSAAFDEQGVVQRAVREIKAEVPGLIVITDLCLCEYTSHGHCGVLRSGNVDNDATNDLYALTAISQAEAGADMVAPSGMMDGQVKAIREGLDEAGLDMVPIMAYSAKYASAYYGPFRDAAESAPKFGDRRTHQMDPGNAREAMREMELDLSEGADILMVKPALAYLDIIAMARNRFDVPIAAYNVSGEYSMVKAASAKGWIDEKRVVMETLTSIRRAGADMIITYHAKDAARWLLEGEG
- a CDS encoding glutamyl-tRNA reductase, yielding MDKILSVHITHKQVDIGKLELIGSQNVDHLLLTLSKLDGVTECVVLKTCNRVEMYVATKDWEKTRKAMEAMVSSFIPFDSDQNLVQFLTGSDSVRHLLRVSSGLESMIIGEDQIQSQVKEAFEHAERAGHIGPVLSVVFRKAISVGKKVRTETKVNKGCVSIGSAAVELAEEKLGTLSGKKVLVIGAGEMATLIAKHLVGKSPEAVFVSNRTYARAVELAWVLNGKAVKFDFLHEFLAQADVVLCATSATHMILESRHIKKAMEARADKRMLIIDVSFPRNVSLDVRDLEGVELYDIDGLRGVSEANILRRREEMKKAERIIIEELALLDRKLDEMEASRIVKMMFGKYSSIKDKEVRKAIARAKCGQDPIEKVMEEFGTALMGRFLACPTESLKAAARNGDDRFFEAARQMFELKEEEGDVPAEQDEKA